From a region of the Thermomicrobium roseum DSM 5159 genome:
- a CDS encoding RNA polymerase sigma factor, whose amino-acid sequence MSGSVALSAADELRCVARAKAGDHDAFALLYQKYERSVYQFIYRMVGNAEEASDLTQECFIKAYRALPQTTDDLNVGGWLRRIATNVCLDALRRRNRLRWLRLDHLASWQNSSLRSDAIDPERALLETETQDTVERVLQRLQPHYRAALILREYEGYSSEEIAQILGISRSAAKSLLFRAREEFRRLFREMEAQSD is encoded by the coding sequence ATGTCGGGGTCCGTTGCATTGTCAGCGGCAGACGAACTGCGGTGCGTCGCCCGCGCCAAGGCTGGTGACCACGATGCTTTTGCGCTGCTGTATCAAAAGTACGAACGTTCTGTCTATCAGTTCATCTATCGTATGGTCGGAAATGCTGAAGAAGCGAGTGACTTGACCCAGGAATGCTTCATCAAGGCATATCGCGCACTTCCACAGACCACCGATGATCTGAACGTCGGTGGTTGGCTCCGCCGGATCGCCACCAACGTCTGCCTGGACGCGCTGCGACGGCGAAACCGACTCCGATGGTTGCGGCTCGATCACCTCGCTTCCTGGCAGAACTCCTCGCTGCGTTCGGACGCGATCGACCCGGAACGGGCACTCTTGGAAACGGAAACGCAGGATACGGTAGAGCGGGTGCTCCAGCGGCTCCAGCCCCATTACCGGGCAGCATTGATCCTCCGCGAATACGAGGGGTATTCGAGTGAGGAGATCGCTCAGATCCTGGGCATCTCCCGCTCAGCGGCGAAGTCGCTCCTCTTCAGGGCCCGCGAAGAATTCCGGCGTCTTTTCCGCGAGATGGAGGCACAGTCCGACTGA
- a CDS encoding M20/M25/M40 family metallo-hydrolase: MHEVIDPHLRERLWAAGRARRDEMIAFAQQLVQTRSLPGEEQAVAELVLARLRTLGFDEADLDAAGNVVGVLRGSSAGNSVQFNAHLDHVHEGDPAAWRYPPYAGVIADGVLYGRGASDVKGALASQVYGLVLLSDLGLVPAGDCYVTGVVQEEVGGAGAAALCEWLRTDIVVLGEATNLELRRGHRGRVGLEVRFIGRSAHASAPERGVNPLFALGRFLCRLDELPRGSHPELGQSSVAPTLVWTDQSSANVIPGVVTVVLDWRTVPGEDADALRAAVEDLARACAGDEVRVEVTVPRRKLATYRGLAIELPPTRGFVLPTDHPVVTVARSTLNAVLARPVPDAFWRFATDGGHFMAHGMATIGFAPGEERLAHTVDDSIRLADLEAAMVGYAALALTLTRGEEHA, encoded by the coding sequence GTGCATGAGGTGATCGATCCGCATCTTCGTGAGCGACTCTGGGCAGCGGGACGGGCGCGACGCGACGAAATGATCGCGTTCGCGCAACAGCTCGTGCAGACTCGCAGTTTGCCTGGAGAGGAGCAAGCCGTTGCCGAGCTGGTTCTGGCGCGTTTACGCACGTTGGGCTTCGATGAGGCGGATCTGGATGCGGCAGGCAATGTCGTGGGAGTCTTACGCGGAAGCAGCGCTGGTAACTCGGTGCAATTCAATGCTCATTTAGATCATGTGCACGAGGGCGATCCGGCTGCCTGGCGATACCCTCCTTATGCTGGAGTGATCGCTGACGGCGTGCTGTACGGCAGGGGCGCGTCTGACGTGAAAGGAGCACTGGCGAGCCAAGTCTATGGTCTCGTCCTTTTGAGTGACCTGGGCCTCGTTCCCGCGGGTGACTGTTACGTCACTGGAGTCGTCCAAGAAGAGGTTGGCGGAGCGGGTGCTGCAGCGCTTTGCGAGTGGCTGCGCACCGATATCGTCGTCTTGGGGGAAGCGACGAATCTCGAGTTAAGACGAGGCCATCGTGGGCGAGTCGGACTGGAAGTCCGTTTCATCGGTCGGTCCGCGCATGCGAGTGCCCCGGAGCGAGGTGTGAACCCGTTGTTCGCGCTGGGGCGCTTCTTGTGCCGGCTCGACGAACTCCCACGCGGCAGCCATCCGGAATTAGGCCAGAGTTCCGTTGCACCGACCCTGGTGTGGACCGATCAATCGAGTGCGAATGTCATCCCTGGGGTGGTGACAGTAGTGCTCGATTGGCGGACAGTTCCTGGAGAGGACGCGGATGCGCTCCGCGCTGCCGTAGAGGACCTGGCCCGTGCCTGTGCGGGAGACGAGGTCCGGGTGGAAGTGACGGTGCCCCGGCGGAAGCTCGCGACATATCGGGGACTTGCCATCGAACTCCCGCCGACTCGCGGCTTCGTTCTACCGACCGATCATCCGGTAGTGACCGTGGCACGGAGCACATTGAATGCCGTGCTGGCACGTCCGGTTCCGGACGCGTTCTGGCGTTTCGCCACGGACGGCGGACATTTCATGGCACACGGCATGGCCACCATCGGTTTCGCGCCTGGTGAGGAGCGCCTCGCGCACACGGTCGACGACAGCATTCGCCTGGCCGATCTGGAAGCAGCGATGGTGGGGTATGCTGCTCTAGCACTGACCTTGACGCGCGGGGAGGAGCATGCGTGA
- a CDS encoding bifunctional homocysteine S-methyltransferase/methylenetetrahydrofolate reductase: MKHPFRDRIEQGVLLADGAMGTQLYERGIRLDRCFESANLTHPQLVVEIHRAYILAGAELIETNTFGANRFKLEAYGMAERVREINRRAVRHAREAREICGVPVFIAGAIGPSGRLLAPVGTVAPESLRPVFREQIEALLEGGVDLLIFETMSQLAEIREAIMAAREVCDLPIVAQMTFAADGRTIAGHGPEEVVAALAELGVDVIGVNCSVGPRPTLEVLRAMIAANRWGTALSAMPNAGWPTVVGHRVIYGASPEYFADFAREAASLGVRLIGGCCGTTPEHIAAMRRALDDIKGQVRPAVEVRARVSTPVMDAVAPEEPTRLRQKLGREFVVSVEIDPPKGLNPSKAIEGARLLRQVGVEFINVADSPMARVRMSALALCVILQQETGVETILHLTTRDRNLMGLQADLLGAHALGVRNILALTGDPPTLGDYPHATPVYDLDSIGLVRLLQNFRQGFDAGGASIGRPAMFTIGVACDPTRPDLQQEIERLHAKLAAGADFVMTQPVFDFSTWRNFVAQYEIRYGPIEVPVLLGVLPLQSFRHASFLHNEVPGITLTEEALERMRRAGPNGRAEGVAMARELIAEACEFVQGIYLMPSFGRYEVVAEVLSALPERLRVSTR, encoded by the coding sequence ATGAAGCATCCGTTTCGTGACCGGATCGAACAAGGTGTTCTCCTCGCTGACGGCGCCATGGGTACGCAGCTGTACGAGCGAGGAATCCGGTTGGATCGTTGCTTCGAGTCGGCAAACCTGACTCATCCGCAACTCGTCGTGGAGATCCACCGGGCCTACATTCTGGCGGGAGCCGAACTCATCGAGACCAATACGTTCGGAGCCAACCGCTTCAAGCTCGAGGCCTACGGCATGGCGGAGCGTGTGCGTGAGATCAATCGCCGTGCTGTCCGTCATGCGCGAGAGGCACGGGAGATTTGTGGTGTGCCGGTTTTCATCGCGGGCGCCATAGGACCGAGCGGACGCCTGCTCGCACCGGTGGGGACAGTTGCACCGGAGAGCTTACGACCAGTTTTCCGCGAGCAGATCGAAGCGTTGCTCGAGGGTGGGGTTGATCTCCTCATTTTCGAGACCATGTCCCAACTCGCTGAGATCCGCGAAGCGATCATGGCTGCACGTGAGGTCTGTGATCTCCCGATCGTCGCCCAGATGACGTTTGCGGCTGACGGTCGCACCATCGCTGGGCACGGTCCGGAAGAAGTGGTGGCCGCCTTAGCGGAACTGGGCGTCGATGTGATCGGCGTCAACTGCAGTGTCGGCCCACGGCCGACGCTCGAGGTGCTGCGGGCCATGATCGCTGCGAATCGCTGGGGTACCGCGCTTTCGGCGATGCCGAATGCGGGTTGGCCGACGGTCGTCGGTCATCGCGTCATTTATGGTGCATCGCCGGAGTACTTTGCCGATTTCGCGAGGGAGGCAGCATCCTTGGGTGTTCGACTCATCGGCGGTTGCTGTGGGACGACACCCGAACACATCGCGGCAATGCGGCGTGCTCTGGACGACATCAAAGGACAAGTACGTCCAGCGGTCGAGGTCAGGGCGCGCGTTTCAACACCGGTAATGGACGCAGTCGCACCGGAGGAGCCCACGCGCCTCAGGCAGAAACTGGGGCGGGAGTTCGTGGTGAGCGTGGAAATCGATCCTCCCAAGGGGCTCAATCCCTCCAAAGCGATCGAAGGAGCCCGTCTGCTGCGCCAGGTGGGCGTCGAGTTCATCAACGTGGCCGACAGTCCAATGGCACGAGTGCGCATGAGCGCGCTGGCGCTCTGCGTGATTCTCCAGCAGGAGACAGGCGTCGAGACGATCCTGCATCTGACGACTCGCGATCGGAATCTGATGGGGTTACAGGCCGATCTCCTGGGTGCGCACGCGCTCGGTGTGCGCAACATTCTCGCTCTGACCGGCGATCCACCGACGTTGGGCGATTATCCCCATGCGACGCCCGTCTACGACCTCGACTCGATCGGTCTGGTGCGTTTGCTCCAGAATTTCCGGCAGGGATTCGATGCCGGTGGTGCCTCCATCGGTCGACCAGCGATGTTCACGATCGGAGTCGCGTGTGATCCGACGCGTCCGGATCTTCAGCAGGAGATCGAGCGTTTGCATGCGAAGCTTGCGGCTGGGGCTGATTTCGTCATGACACAACCGGTCTTCGACTTCTCGACGTGGCGCAACTTCGTCGCACAGTACGAGATTCGCTACGGACCGATCGAGGTGCCGGTGCTGTTGGGAGTGCTACCGTTGCAGAGCTTTCGGCATGCCTCCTTCCTGCACAACGAAGTTCCCGGCATAACGTTGACCGAGGAGGCACTGGAGCGCATGCGGCGAGCTGGTCCGAACGGGCGAGCCGAAGGAGTGGCCATGGCGCGCGAGTTGATCGCTGAGGCCTGCGAGTTCGTGCAGGGTATCTATCTCATGCCCTCTTTCGGCCGCTACGAGGTGGTGGCTGAGGTGTTGAGCGCCCTCCCCGAAAGATTGCGCGTCAGCACCCGCTGA
- a CDS encoding ribonuclease HII — MVSLASTRQRRSGRGERPTFELEQALWQAGNRWVAGVDEVGRGALAGPVVAAACIFEPSTELPDQLRDSKRLTDPQRRALADWVRQYSLRWAIGAASHREVDRLGIVRATALAMLRALQRLGPVDHVLYDGLPLTEFERLPGTAVVHGDMRCASIAAASILAKVIRDDLMARLAVRYPGYGWEENAGYGTPSHRRAIRELGSTPFHRRSFQVRMDTDEE; from the coding sequence ATGGTCTCGCTCGCCTCGACTCGTCAGCGGCGTTCGGGCCGAGGCGAGCGACCGACGTTCGAACTCGAGCAAGCTCTTTGGCAAGCGGGCAACCGCTGGGTCGCTGGCGTGGACGAGGTCGGGCGCGGAGCGCTGGCTGGTCCGGTCGTGGCGGCGGCCTGTATCTTCGAGCCGTCGACTGAGTTACCCGATCAGTTGCGGGATTCGAAGCGGTTGACCGATCCCCAACGACGAGCGCTGGCTGATTGGGTCCGACAGTATTCGCTGCGCTGGGCCATCGGTGCAGCGTCGCATCGCGAGGTCGACCGACTGGGTATCGTCCGGGCGACCGCTCTCGCCATGCTGAGGGCGCTCCAGCGTCTCGGTCCTGTCGATCATGTCCTCTACGATGGCTTGCCACTGACCGAGTTCGAGCGACTACCGGGAACGGCGGTCGTGCATGGCGACATGCGCTGTGCATCGATCGCCGCTGCATCGATTTTGGCAAAGGTGATCCGCGACGATCTCATGGCCCGTCTCGCAGTCCGGTATCCTGGCTATGGTTGGGAAGAAAATGCTGGATACGGCACACCGTCGCATCGACGTGCGATTCGCGAGCTCGGCTCGACGCCTTTCCACCGGCGATCGTTCCAAGTAAGGATGGACACGGACGAGGAGTAG
- the rplS gene encoding 50S ribosomal protein L19: MQDLIRSVQQEYMRSDLPPFSPGDTVRVHYRVVEGGNVRVQPFEGVVIRKRGGGTDATFTVRRVAAHGVGVERTFPLHSPLIEKIEVLRHGKVRRARLYYLRERAGKAARLKERRRPEGSYLR; encoded by the coding sequence ATGCAGGATCTCATTCGCAGTGTGCAACAAGAGTACATGCGCAGCGATCTGCCTCCGTTTAGCCCTGGTGACACGGTGCGCGTGCACTACCGTGTCGTCGAAGGTGGGAACGTGCGTGTCCAGCCGTTCGAAGGCGTCGTGATCCGCAAGCGTGGCGGGGGAACCGACGCCACCTTCACAGTTCGGCGCGTTGCTGCGCACGGAGTCGGTGTCGAGCGGACTTTCCCATTGCATAGCCCATTGATCGAGAAAATCGAGGTGCTGCGGCACGGCAAGGTTCGGCGCGCGCGGCTTTACTACCTGCGTGAGCGAGCAGGCAAGGCGGCTCGCCTGAAGGAGCGCCGTCGCCCCGAAGGTAGCTACCTGCGCTGA
- a CDS encoding PIG-L deacetylase family protein — MSDLTPHHRIMVVVAHPDDMEFGAGGTVARLAREGKEIVLVQCTSGDKGTNRRDLTPEELAREREDEEREACRRLGVSEIVFLRLPDGELMPDLAFRERIVRQIRAYRPDIVITHDPFRPYALHPDHRAVGITTIDAVYPTARDPLYFPQHLAEGLEPHKVAELWLFGAQYPDLYVDISETLHLKIAALAAHQSQINDIEELAQRVRERAAEIGAERGLPYAEAFKVITLRR; from the coding sequence ATGAGTGACTTGACACCGCATCACCGCATCATGGTCGTGGTGGCTCATCCTGACGACATGGAATTCGGGGCTGGTGGAACGGTTGCCCGCTTGGCCCGGGAGGGAAAGGAAATCGTTCTCGTGCAATGTACCTCCGGGGATAAAGGTACGAATCGGCGCGACCTCACCCCCGAAGAACTCGCCCGAGAGCGAGAAGACGAAGAGCGTGAAGCGTGTCGCCGGCTCGGTGTCTCCGAAATCGTCTTTCTTCGCTTGCCGGATGGGGAACTCATGCCGGATCTCGCGTTTCGCGAGCGGATCGTGCGACAGATCCGGGCGTATCGTCCAGACATCGTGATTACGCATGATCCATTTCGGCCGTACGCACTGCACCCGGATCACCGGGCGGTCGGTATCACGACGATCGATGCGGTCTATCCGACGGCTCGCGATCCCTTGTATTTTCCCCAGCATCTCGCTGAGGGGCTGGAACCGCACAAAGTCGCTGAACTTTGGCTTTTCGGCGCTCAATATCCCGATCTCTACGTCGATATCAGCGAGACGCTCCATCTCAAGATCGCCGCGCTCGCTGCCCACCAGAGCCAGATCAACGATATCGAGGAGCTCGCCCAGCGCGTCCGCGAGCGTGCCGCCGAGATCGGTGCCGAACGCGGGCTGCCTTACGCGGAAGCGTTCAAGGTGATCACGCTCCGCCGCTGA
- a CDS encoding MogA/MoaB family molybdenum cofactor biosynthesis protein, which produces MAAPRSVRCAVVTVSDTRTVETDTSGALIRERLERAGHAVVFYAIVPDEREEIGRLVDELVQRPDCDAVLLNGGTGIARRDVTYEAIAERIEKRLDGFGELFRWLSYREIGTAAMLSRALAGVYRGRIVIAMPGSTGAVRLAMDELVLPELAHLVFEARK; this is translated from the coding sequence ATGGCAGCACCGCGCAGCGTTCGTTGCGCGGTCGTGACCGTCAGCGACACGCGAACGGTCGAGACGGATACGAGCGGCGCGCTGATTCGTGAGCGATTGGAGCGCGCTGGGCATGCGGTCGTCTTCTATGCCATCGTTCCGGACGAGCGGGAGGAGATCGGCCGGCTAGTCGATGAGTTGGTGCAGCGACCAGACTGCGATGCCGTTCTTCTCAATGGTGGTACTGGGATCGCGCGGCGCGATGTGACCTACGAGGCTATCGCGGAACGGATCGAGAAGCGCCTCGACGGCTTCGGTGAGCTCTTCCGCTGGTTGAGCTATCGAGAGATCGGAACTGCCGCGATGCTCTCGCGAGCACTTGCCGGAGTCTATCGTGGCCGGATCGTCATCGCCATGCCAGGCTCGACCGGTGCTGTGCGATTGGCCATGGATGAACTCGTTCTTCCCGAACTCGCGCACCTCGTCTTCGAGGCACGCAAGTGA
- the moaA gene encoding GTP 3',8-cyclase MoaA, with product MISPVVQQPRRTDERAVPRPGERITRDAYGRPITYLRISLTDRCNLRCVYCMPAHGMKFAPREELLTDEELLTIVRAAARIGFSRLRLTGGEPTVRPGLVELVRAMAAIPGVEDISMTTNGLLLERLAHDLAAAGLRRINISLDTLDPERYRIMTRGGRIEKVFAGIAAAEDAGLRPIKLNAVVVRGLNDHEVPALAGLTLERPWQVRFIEVMPLEGVADVHDAGLVTSAETRARIEEVFGPLEEVEAPLSDPARVFRIRGAQGTLGFISPVSEPFCAFCNRIRLTADGKLRLCLLRSDEVDIRELVRRGASEEELIERIRAAVWRKPWGHGLREGDRRTGRGMSQIGG from the coding sequence ATGATCAGCCCCGTCGTACAGCAACCCCGGCGAACCGACGAGCGAGCCGTGCCTCGCCCCGGCGAGCGAATCACGCGCGATGCCTACGGTCGGCCGATCACCTATCTCCGAATTTCTTTAACGGACCGCTGTAATCTCCGCTGCGTCTATTGCATGCCAGCTCACGGCATGAAGTTCGCCCCGCGTGAGGAACTCCTGACTGACGAGGAACTGTTGACGATCGTGCGTGCCGCAGCGCGTATCGGGTTCAGTCGCTTGCGGCTTACGGGAGGGGAGCCGACGGTTCGTCCGGGTCTGGTGGAACTCGTGCGTGCCATGGCGGCGATTCCCGGCGTCGAAGATATTTCGATGACGACGAACGGGCTTCTCCTCGAGCGCTTGGCACACGACCTCGCGGCCGCCGGTTTGCGACGCATCAACATCAGCCTGGACACGCTCGATCCCGAGCGCTACCGAATCATGACCCGTGGAGGGCGGATCGAGAAAGTCTTCGCGGGTATCGCGGCGGCTGAGGACGCTGGTTTGCGACCGATCAAGCTGAATGCCGTGGTCGTTCGCGGCCTCAACGATCACGAGGTGCCAGCACTCGCTGGTCTAACGCTCGAGCGACCATGGCAGGTGCGCTTCATCGAGGTTATGCCCTTGGAGGGTGTCGCTGACGTCCACGATGCGGGACTCGTCACCAGCGCCGAGACGCGGGCGCGTATCGAGGAAGTCTTTGGTCCTCTCGAAGAAGTCGAGGCGCCGCTGAGCGATCCGGCCCGAGTCTTTCGCATTCGCGGAGCGCAGGGCACGCTCGGATTCATCAGTCCGGTGAGCGAGCCATTTTGCGCTTTTTGCAACCGGATTCGTCTGACCGCTGACGGGAAGCTTCGTCTCTGCTTGCTGCGGAGCGACGAAGTCGATATCCGCGAGCTCGTGCGTCGAGGGGCGAGCGAGGAGGAGCTGATCGAGCGTATTCGTGCAGCAGTCTGGCGGAAGCCGTGGGGACACGGACTCCGCGAAGGCGATCGTCGAACTGGGCGAGGTATGAGTCAGATCGGTGGTTGA
- the hisS gene encoding histidine--tRNA ligase yields the protein MGDAAVRRPPQVLRGMRDFTPRQMLLRQRVMEVLRQVFERYGYDPIDTPLLEYYEVLSGKYGEEGEKLLYRFVDQGGREVGLRYDLTVPLARYVAVHRAELTFPFKRYHIGPVFRAERPQRGRFRQFWQCDVDVVGTRSMMADAEVLSVWIDALGALRIPNAVIHVNHRQLLEALVRAAGVAPSLALGVFRAIDKLAKIGLDGVREELLRIGVEAPAAERVLAAIALRGEPESIIPQLRVMFAGDEAAERAVSELAELFRYLEWFGVRPGSAIVDLSLARGLDYYTGPVAEAIVSEPAIGSLGGAGRYDHLIGLFLGEEIPATGASLGLERLVEVVDEYGLLPTPASVTEVLVVSVEADHRAQALRIARELRQAGLDTEVYLGERIDLRRQLQYADRKGVPVAVIIGPDEIANDMVTVRDLRTGEQVRVPRAELVAAVRKPLGAARQGERGSADE from the coding sequence ATGGGCGACGCAGCAGTACGGCGACCACCGCAAGTGCTGCGGGGAATGCGCGACTTCACTCCGCGGCAGATGCTTCTGCGGCAACGAGTCATGGAGGTCCTTCGCCAAGTCTTCGAACGATACGGGTACGACCCGATCGATACGCCGCTGCTCGAGTATTACGAAGTCCTTTCAGGAAAGTATGGGGAAGAAGGAGAAAAGCTCCTCTACCGCTTCGTCGATCAGGGCGGTCGAGAGGTCGGGCTGCGCTACGACCTGACTGTTCCGCTGGCACGGTACGTGGCAGTTCATCGCGCTGAGTTGACGTTCCCGTTCAAGCGTTACCACATTGGGCCGGTCTTCCGCGCTGAACGGCCACAACGCGGACGGTTTCGCCAGTTCTGGCAGTGCGATGTCGACGTGGTCGGCACTCGATCGATGATGGCCGATGCAGAAGTACTGTCGGTCTGGATCGATGCGCTCGGCGCCTTGCGTATTCCCAACGCCGTGATCCACGTCAACCATCGCCAACTCCTGGAGGCTCTCGTCAGAGCGGCTGGCGTGGCGCCGAGTCTCGCGCTCGGTGTGTTTCGTGCCATCGACAAGCTGGCGAAGATCGGGCTCGACGGTGTACGCGAGGAACTCCTCCGGATCGGTGTCGAGGCACCGGCGGCTGAGCGGGTGCTGGCGGCGATCGCGCTGCGTGGTGAGCCGGAGTCGATCATCCCGCAGCTGCGTGTGATGTTTGCGGGTGATGAGGCAGCTGAACGGGCTGTCAGCGAACTGGCTGAGCTTTTCCGCTATCTCGAATGGTTCGGGGTGCGACCAGGGAGTGCGATCGTCGATCTCTCGCTCGCCCGGGGGCTGGATTACTATACCGGACCCGTGGCAGAAGCGATCGTCAGCGAACCAGCGATCGGTTCACTGGGGGGCGCAGGGCGCTATGATCACTTGATCGGACTCTTCTTGGGTGAGGAAATTCCCGCGACTGGGGCATCACTCGGCCTCGAGCGCCTGGTAGAGGTCGTCGACGAGTACGGTTTGCTGCCGACGCCGGCAAGCGTGACGGAGGTGCTGGTCGTTTCGGTCGAAGCAGACCATCGAGCGCAGGCGCTGCGCATCGCCCGCGAACTCCGGCAGGCAGGACTCGACACCGAGGTCTATCTGGGTGAGCGGATCGACCTCCGTCGTCAACTCCAATATGCCGATCGCAAGGGTGTGCCGGTCGCGGTCATCATCGGGCCGGACGAGATAGCCAATGACATGGTGACAGTGCGCGACCTTCGCACGGGAGAGCAAGTTCGAGTTCCACGCGCGGAACTCGTGGCTGCGGTGCGGAAACCGCTGGGCGCCGCTCGTCAGGGCGAGAGGGGCAGTGCGGATGAGTGA
- a CDS encoding zf-HC2 domain-containing protein produces MTPHRCRRYRHLLSLYLDGELSAEDERRLRAHLAECTDCRRLLEDYRALRERIRRLPPVPPPPQHLRDDLWRRIAADERQHRRTQRFHLAVASSALGVIVLLVALLSASLGYQRVQPPRVIASSPAASSQQLWPIYQPIEIVFSKPMNEESVLANLRIVPPGERDRLPISWNGSKLVIGADETRRVALLPDTVYQIAILAEAEDRWGNRLGTTFVLTFRTSSAIVHAIETPTPTPAVPPPTPPIATTVPTRTPPAPPPVPSPTAATSDEQSTTHPAPPVVVSPPVLGPSPTATPIPSPTPAPAPTPTPTPEPIPVLITPTPTPSTPEPVPVTGAFAKLYWGNQTVQQRLGAPVSPAVTVNAAELVFQRGIIVERFDTMTIYILEAASTWRSVAEPPPIDPPLEFREVEPNLWVPGGTFGQVWEALALAEPLGFATESDVHVMTAGARIQAFEHGLLISSDRGFIYALYSDGTWQQFPTG; encoded by the coding sequence ATGACCCCCCATCGTTGTCGTCGCTATCGCCACCTGCTCTCCCTCTACCTCGACGGCGAGTTGTCCGCCGAGGACGAGCGGCGACTTCGAGCTCATCTTGCGGAATGTACAGACTGCCGACGCTTGCTCGAAGACTATCGCGCACTGCGCGAGCGGATTCGCCGTCTGCCCCCTGTGCCACCACCCCCTCAGCACCTTCGCGACGATCTCTGGCGGCGCATCGCGGCTGACGAGCGACAGCATCGACGCACCCAGCGTTTTCATCTCGCGGTCGCCTCGTCCGCACTCGGTGTCATCGTCCTCCTTGTCGCTCTTTTGAGTGCGAGCCTCGGATATCAACGGGTCCAGCCACCCCGGGTCATCGCTTCCAGTCCAGCCGCTTCCTCGCAGCAACTGTGGCCGATCTACCAACCGATCGAAATCGTGTTCTCCAAGCCAATGAACGAGGAATCGGTCTTAGCGAACCTGCGGATCGTGCCTCCCGGCGAGCGAGATCGCCTTCCCATCAGCTGGAACGGTAGCAAGCTCGTCATCGGTGCTGATGAAACGCGTCGCGTTGCTCTGCTCCCTGACACCGTCTACCAGATCGCCATTTTGGCAGAGGCAGAGGACCGTTGGGGAAACCGACTCGGTACCACTTTCGTGCTTACCTTCCGTACCTCGAGCGCGATCGTCCATGCTATCGAAACGCCGACACCGACACCTGCCGTGCCACCGCCAACTCCACCCATCGCGACCACTGTTCCGACACGGACGCCGCCAGCACCTCCTCCCGTTCCATCACCGACCGCTGCAACCTCTGACGAACAGTCGACAACCCATCCTGCACCCCCGGTCGTTGTCTCGCCGCCGGTACTCGGCCCCAGCCCGACTGCCACGCCGATTCCCTCGCCGACTCCCGCGCCCGCGCCGACTCCGACTCCGACACCGGAACCGATCCCTGTGCTGATCACCCCGACACCGACACCGTCCACCCCAGAACCGGTTCCGGTAACCGGCGCGTTCGCCAAACTGTACTGGGGCAATCAGACGGTGCAGCAACGACTCGGTGCACCGGTGTCGCCAGCCGTGACGGTCAACGCTGCCGAGCTCGTCTTCCAGCGTGGCATCATCGTCGAGCGCTTCGATACCATGACCATTTACATCCTGGAGGCAGCGAGTACCTGGCGCAGTGTGGCCGAACCACCCCCCATCGATCCCCCCTTGGAGTTCCGGGAAGTGGAGCCGAATCTCTGGGTGCCTGGAGGAACCTTCGGTCAAGTGTGGGAAGCGCTCGCCTTGGCAGAACCGCTCGGGTTCGCAACTGAATCCGACGTTCACGTCATGACGGCTGGAGCCCGGATCCAAGCGTTCGAGCATGGCCTTCTCATCTCCAGCGACCGCGGGTTCATCTACGCGCTGTACAGCGATGGAACGTGGCAGCAGTTCCCGACAGGTTGA
- a CDS encoding YraN family protein has translation MGRQCLGEAGERAAARWLEEAGWHVLARNWRCRQGELDIVALDGDVLVAVEVKVRRDAGNEPAEWAVTPRKGRRLLAALSAFLAAHPEHQERLCRVDLIAVTVDRGGRIVRWSHLLGCVSEGDGA, from the coding sequence GTGGGACGGCAGTGCCTGGGCGAGGCGGGCGAGCGAGCGGCAGCGCGATGGCTCGAAGAGGCGGGTTGGCATGTCCTGGCTCGCAACTGGCGGTGTCGCCAGGGTGAGTTGGACATCGTCGCTCTCGATGGGGACGTGCTGGTGGCGGTAGAGGTGAAAGTCAGGCGGGACGCTGGAAACGAGCCAGCCGAGTGGGCTGTGACGCCTCGGAAAGGCCGTCGACTCCTGGCTGCACTGTCTGCATTCCTCGCTGCTCATCCGGAACATCAAGAGCGACTCTGTCGCGTCGACCTCATCGCGGTCACAGTTGATCGGGGCGGTCGAATCGTTCGCTGGAGCCACCTCCTCGGGTGCGTGAGCGAAGGGGACGGTGCATGA